Genomic DNA from Lagenorhynchus albirostris chromosome 9, mLagAlb1.1, whole genome shotgun sequence:
ggctccggatgcacaggctcagtggccatggctcacgggcccagccactctgcggtatgtgggttcttcccagactggggcacaaacccgtgtcccctgcattggcaggcggactctcaaccactgcgccaccagggaagccctgtctctaggtattttttggtttcctctttgatttcttcaatgatctcttggttttttagtaacgtattgtttagcctccatgtatttgtgttttttccgtttttttccctgtaattcatttctaatctcatagcgttgtcatcagaaaagatgcttgatatgattttaattttcttaagtttactgaggctttatttgtgatcCAATAtttgacctatcctggagaatgatccgtgtgcacttgagaagaaagtataatctgctgttgttggatggaatgtactataaatatcagttaaatctatctggtctattgtgtcatttaaagcttctgtttccttatttattttcattttggatgatctgtccatttggtgtaagtgaggtgttaaagtccccactattattgtgttatggtcgatttcttcttttagagctgttagcagttgccgtatgtattaaggtgctcctatgttgggtgcatatatatttataattgttatatcttcttcttggattgatcccttgatcattatgtagtgtccttccttgtctcttgtaacattctttattttaaagcctattttatctgatatgatacTCCACTGAGTATCATATAGAGTATCTGATATGATactctactccagctttcttttgatttccatttgcatggaatatctttttccatcccctcactttcagtctgtatgtgtccctaggtctgaagtgggtctcttgtagacagcatatatatgggtcttgtttttgtatccattcagcaagcctgtgtcttttggttggagcatttaatccattcacgtttaaggtaattatcaatatgtatgttcctatgaccattttcttaattgttttgggtttgtttttgtaggtccttttcttctcttgtgtttcccacttagagaagttcctttagcttttgttgtagagctggttttgtggtgctgaattctcttagcttttgcttgtctgggaagcttttgacttctccatcgaatctgaatgagatccttgctgggtagagtaatcttggttgtaggttcttccctttcatcactttaagtatatcatgccactcccttctggcttgtagagtttctgctgagaaatcagctgttaaccttatgggagttcccttgtatgttatttgtcatttttcccttgctgctttcaataatttttctttgtatttaattttttccagtttgattactatgtgtctttgtgtgtttctctttgggtttatcctgtatgggactctctgcacttcctggacttgggtggctatttcctttcccatgttagggaagttttcaattataatctcttcaaatattttctcaggtcctttctctctctcttctccttctgggacccctataatgcgaatgttgttgtgtttaatgttgtcccagaggtctcttaggctgtcttcatttcttttcattcttttttctttattctgttccgcagcagtgaattccaccattctgtcttccaggtcacttatccgttcttctgcctcagttattctgctattgattccttctagtgtagttttcatttcagttattgtattgttcatctctgtttgtttgttctttaattcttctaagtctttgttaaacatttcttgcaccttctcgatctttgcctccattctttttccaaggtcctggatcatcttcactatcattatcctgaattctttttctggaagattgcctctctccacttcatttagttgtttttctggggttttatcttgttccttcatctggtacatagccctctgcctttcaccttgtctatatttctgtgaatgtggtttttgttccacagactgcaggattgtagttcttcttgcttctgctgtctgccctctggtagatgaggctatctaagaggcttgtgcaagtttcctgattggagggactggtggtgggtagagctgactgttgctctggtgggcagagctcagtaaaactttaatccgtttgcctgctgatgagtggggctgggtaccctccctgttggttgtttggcctgagccaacccaacactggaacctacctgggctctttggtgggactaGTGACAGACTCTGAGAAGGCTCacccaaggagtacttcccagaacttctactgccagtgtccttgtccctgtggtgagccacagccacccccgcctctgcagaagaccctccaatactagcaggtaggtctggttcagtctcccctggagtcactgctccttcccctgggtcccgatgtgcacactacttaatgtgtgccctccaagagtggagtctctgtttcccccagtcctttcgaagtcttgcaatcaaatcccactaggcttcaaagtctgattctctaggaattcgtCCTCCctttgccggacccccaggttgggaagcctgacatgggtctcagaaccttcacgccagtgggtggacttctgtggtataagtgttctccagtctgtgagtcacccacccagcagttatgggatttgattttactgtgattgcgcccctcctaccatctcattgtggcttctcctttgtctttggatgtgggatatagtttttgatgagttccagtgtcttcctgtcaatgattgtccagcagctagtggtgattctggtgttctcgcgagagggagtgagagcacgtccttctactccgccatcttggttccgaTCCCTGATGCTGCATTTGATGTATATCATCTCCTCCCATCATCCAACCCTGCCAGGGGGTGGTTATGCCTTTCAACATATGAGAAATTGAGGGTTGGAGAAGGACAGGCCTTTGTTCAAGGCCATGGCTGGAGGGGGGTGAGAGCAAAGTCATTCTGGAGCCAGTCTGCTGTAAAAGAATCTTGCCTGGCAACCAGAAGTCCTGGCTCCTGCAGCTCTGCCACTCGCTTACTTCCTGTGACTTTGGtgtatggctgttagcataacTGACGCCATCTTGGCCCTTTTCAGTGTCTCCTGACCCTAATCAGGATTGTACTGTGTGCTGTCATCAAAGGCTTTGTAGTTAATAGATATTGTTTAATGCTCATTAGGACCATGTGGCCTCTATGCTGTTAGTCCCCAAACAATGCTGAAAATCTTCTCTGATATATTCCTGGTGCCCATGAGACTGGTCACCCATTCATAAATCTTGACTTAGGAATGCACATGCTATCTCCAAGCACTTACCCCTATACACTAGGTTAACTATAAAATTGTCCCAGTGGCCCCTCTGTGGTGTGTAGTGCAGCTGCGAATGCTTCCTGATCATCATCCACCTGATCCCAATCCCACTCTGTGAGTAAGTTACCCTATAATAAACTGATCCATTGATTACATGGAGCTGCCTGCCTCATTTTTCGATCTCAAGATGCCTTCTCAATTTTAGTTCCCTCCATGAGAAAACACTTGGTTTTCTCACCTGCGCAGTGAAGGGTTTGGAGGAAAAGTTCTCTGAGGGGTTTCCAACCCAATGAACTGTTTCCTGTGTCCCCTCTGGGTCTGGCAGAGCACATGTCACATGGTCCATGCTCCAGAAGGAGAGGGCGAGGGCTTTCCCACCTAGTGAGTACCTGCTGCCAGTCAGGGGCTTTACCTCCATCATGTCCTGTGGACCTTAGTGGTCCAGTGTGTGCAACTATGAGTCAGAAAGGactgggttccaatcccagctcctACCTGCATCTCATTTCCTTCTGGGCtcatttccttcatctgtgaccCCCTGGGGTTGTTGTGAGTCCTTGCAGAGAGAATGCTTAAACAATGCTACACAAGAGCCTGGAACAGGTAGGAACTCGAAGTGTGCTAGTGTTTCCAATGTTTCTGCCACCATTAGCCTTACTTTCCCATGGGAAGGATTTGGCCAAGATGACATGAATCCACCTCTGAGCACACAGACCTGCCAGGATACGTGGTCCAAGGTCCAGCAGCCCCACATACACACAGCCAACCTGGATCCTGGACGTCTGCCTCTTGTGCACACCCAACCAGTCTTCCTGACCCCTGGTCCTGGTTCTACCTTCCCCCCAAATCCTTGCCCTGTCTCCCCACTCTGGTCTTTGCTGAGCTTTGGCACTTCACCCCCAGCTCACTCACCTTCCAAGCCCTGTCTACCTTGGTGCCTCTTGTGGTGTCTCCTTTGTGTCTTCCAACCGGCCAGGCAGAGAAGAGTCAGGTAGGTGCTGGGCTGTGGCTCATTAACCCCCTAACTGCTCCTTTCAGTCAGGCCTGCGGGGGTCCTCTCTCTTTGGGACTCCTTTGAGGCACTGAGCCTCCACCCCCCAGTCACCCAGGATCAACTTCTTGGTCCCTCTTAGAGCACGTGTTGGGAGGGGACTTGCCTCTGGGATTTGCTGATAATGAGAACAACATTGTTAAGAGCCCTCATGGGTTCCAGAACTTTCCAACCAATGGGGCAGCTTTTATTGACATTATTCCATCTGATCCTCAGAACAGTCAGGGGAGACAGGCAGCccaagaagaggaaactgaggtccagagaagtgaaatgacttACTGATGCTTATACTAATGTTTAGTATCAGAGCTGCAAGGCAGACCCAGAGCTTCATTCCCAGGCCTGTGCTCTGCATATGGGTAAGGGCATAGGGTCTGAAGAGACAAGTCCTGGGTATGAATACCAGTTCTAATATATTTTAGCTATGTCACCTTaggcatgttacttaacctctctgaatctgagtttctccatctgtaaaatggaacataACAATATTACCCATCTCATAGAGTTTTTGAGAGGATTTAGGACATAGTGAAACATGATTTTTTGAAAATGACTCCAGGGGTTTGGTTTGTATTATCTAACAACAGCCAGAGGAAAGGCTGCCTGCATATATTATATTTCCCAGGGGACTAGTGATGTTCATCTCCTGCAGGAGAAGATACAACTTTCATGGGCTCTCAGAGTCTCTAGATGCCAAACAGCTGGCTTCACCAGGTACTACTGTCAACAGCTGGCATCTAAGCTTAGACTGCTTAGTACCCAGTAGTCGGTTTTTTCTGCTTATAAAGTTACTCTCTTGCTCCCTTTCCCCCCAGAAGGAACGCAACAAGGGTCAGGGACATTATGCCTCTATCTTAGGGTATACGTGTGTGAGTTATTAGCAGTCAACACTCAGCTGCCAGAGGGAAGACCACTAACTGTGTCTACTATAGTCTATCTCTTGAACCTCTCGGATTCATTCACTTTTCACAAGTTCACTCCATTTGGACATAGGGTTTCCAGGATTCTGATTAGTCACAGTTTCAAGGGAAATTTATAAGAGAAGGATTAGTTGGATTAATGACTGCCCTCGCTGCTGCAGTCAGTCCCAAGGCTGCAAGTGACACTTCATCATCCCTCTCCTCTGCCAGCCATTCTAgattcccttcccctttcccttcagTGGGTCTAGATGAATTCCCTCCTAGCATGACCCAGACCCTCATCCCTGACAGTTCTGAGCCCCTGGTTACTCTGCCTCATCAAGCTATAGTTGCTTTAATTGTCCACTAAGAGTTAAAGCCAGAAACCAGAAATGCTCACTTGCCTGAATGCTGACCTCCCAGCCCCCATTATGTAAGAATGGCTTTACTTCCTCCTGAAGATCACGGTCAATTGCCCTTCTAAATATGGTAACTCCTTTTTCTGACTGCTGATCTGCTTGCACAGTGGGCTTAAAATGACCAGGCAGAAGCTGTAGCTTTAAATTTAGTGAGATTTACTGTGTCTCCTGGTGAATCCGCACTGCTTAATCCACAGAGGCCAGAATCGTCAGGACTGCAAGTACAAATTTCCCCAAATAGGTCACTGTGGGTAATGGTGGGTGGAACCACTCTAGCTTCCACCCACTGGTTCTTGGCAGGAAGCATCACTTTTTAATGGGCATCCAAGCTGAAAATGGATCCATCCCATTGGATGGGAACATGGACCTTATTACCGCTCCCGATTGGAGCAGCTAGTGGCTTTCTTATGCAATCATTTCCAGCCTCCCACCCATCTATATTGCTGATACATGAGTATTTGCTAACAAACAAGTGATACCAatgccaaaaatataaaaacttacaGGAGAAATTTTTAACATTCAATCAAATGCTAACTTCGTGGCTCCCACGGCCCCCTTTGCTTCTCTCTGTCCTAGCACCTTATATTATTTCTCTGGGTCTGACTCCCCAGTTAAACTATGGATACCTTGAGGGCAGCaactatgtctggcttatttctgtCTCTAGCAGTCCTAGTAaagactttaaatataaatgattggATGATCAAATTTTATTCATCACATTAATGACTGATGAAAACTGTGAAAACCAATCATTCTATAGCACTAGTGGGAAGACCTCTTGATCCGGTATTTGAGGACCGGGCTTTAGCTGTCTGCTCAACTGAATGAAGTCAATTTGGGTtgctttaattcatttaaaaatatttattgtgtttattcTGTGCTGGGCGCTGTCATTGGTGTCCAGGGAGCTGAATTATTTGCATCTAAGGATCAAGGGTCCCCAGAATtccctgggccctggggacaTGCCATTTTGGTGATGGCTGCTTTGACATCCTTGTTCCTCAGCGTGTAGATGAGAGCGTTGAGGACAGATGCGAGAATGCATGCACCACGTTGCCCATGATGTGGAAGTCGAGGGGTAGGCCAGCCCTATAGGCCACGTAGGCTATGGCAATGGATGAGTAGTAAGTGCCAACCAGGAGGTGGGAGCTGCAGGTGGAGAAGGCTTTTGAGCCTCCTTCTTGGGAGCTGACGTGAAACACTGAGGCCAGGATGTGCGCATAGGAAAGAAGCACCAggagaaggggcaggaaggaCACCACCATGGCGATGCAGAAGCCCATGAAGGTCTGGGGCGCGGTGTCAGAGCAGGAGGCCTGGACCGCAAGTGGTCACAGAAGCAGTGGTAGATGTGAACAGTGTTGTCAAAAGCCATGTGGAAGGTCTGCAGCACTGCTGGGATGGGCAGAAGGAGGGTAGTGAGCCAGGCACTGGCTGCCAGTGCAGCACTGGTCTGTGGGGTCATGAGGACAAGGTAGTGCAGTGGGCAGCAGATAGCCACATTGCAGTCATAGGCCATGACCACCAGCATGAAGGTTTCAGAGCAGGAGAATCTGTGGAAAAGGTACATCTGCAGGAAGCAGGCAGAGAAGCTGAGGTACTGGTCCCCAAGCAAGAATAGGGACAGCATCTTGGGGACAGTGGTTGTAGTAGAGAGGATGTCCAGGGCTGAGAGGTTGATCAGGAAGAAGTACATGGGCTTGTGGAGGCTGGGCTCTGCCACCACAGACAACAGGATCtgctcatttcccaccagaataAGCAGAGAGATTAAGAGGAAAATCAAGAAGACAAGGAGGAAGAGGGATTCAAGCAGAGAGGGGATGCCCACCAGGTAGAACACAGGTGAGGAGCCCTTTGATCCATTACAGGTGGCTTCCATAGTGGGTCAGGGCTGGTTATTTGCAGACAGATACTGGAAACATCAGTACATATCTGGAAACCAGAACAACCAGGGAAACATTAACTAGAACATGCATCTTTTTGTTTCCAACCATGGATCTCAATCCTAACTGTTTCTTTGTGCCTGGAATTTCATTGCACAACTAAGATGCTCAGGATAGTGAGTTGTCTAATGAGCAATGGTTAAAAAGCTGGTCCTGTCTGGTGGGCAAGAGGGGTGAACATAAACACCTGAAGGGCTGTCATGGGACAGGTACAACACTTACAAAGAACTGGGGCCAGTATTAGCAGCTCCAGGGACCCAGAGAGCCCCACATATGGAATAAGTTTCTTATAATTAGAACTATCCCATAAGGCAAAAGACTGGCTTGAGAATGCGTGAATTCCTTATAACTAGAGGTAGGCAAAGCTGGGGTCTTTTGAGCTGAAATGGTGCACAGGAGGTTTAATATTTAGATAGGAGCTAGATTAAAAACCCTTAAGCAAACTTCTGACCCTAGATCcattggttctttaaaaaaaaaaaagtaacataaatGAACTACATCAATCAGATTGTGGAGGATTCCCTTTCTATGATATCTTATTGATAGGAAGAGCTGCTTCCCCCCAAGGGCTGCTACAGAATGCAGTCTGCTTCAGCCAGGAACAGCTCCCCTTTCTGTGCAGCTTCTGCTGGGACTCTGTCTCAGTCTAACCTGGGTCCTTGTATCCTGTCTATTTGTCATATCCAGAGACCAATCATCCTGATTTGCCCAGAACTGCCTGGTTTTAGCACTGCAAGTCCCATGTCCCAGGAAATCCCTTAGTCCCCGGCAAACTGAGATGTCAGTCACCTTGCGAGGGCAGAGGCATTGTATATGCCTTTGGTAGAAGGAGTCATTTCTCGAAAGGAATCCAAGTGGAAGATAGATTCTCCCCCTGGTGGGAAAAAACAAACTCCAGGGCACTTCCTGGGTCACTCCATGGTCTTCCCCCTCCTGGCTGCTGCAGCTCGGCAGGTGTCACTGTTAAGCCACTTCATGCCCACTGCTCTGGGCCCCAGCTCAGAGGGCATCACAGAGAACTGAAAAGTCTCAGAACCAGTGTCAGGAGAGAAGACCAAGCACTCTTCAGAGAGTAACTCCACTCCCAGGAGGCTGTTGAAGAAGGTTACTGTGCGTGCACGGCAGCCCAAGACCCCCACAGTGAGACTTTCCAACCCCCAGAACTGAGCTGAGGGAAGTGTTGACTCGAACTTCACCTTGACTAAGTGATCCAGGGCCAG
This window encodes:
- the LOC132525306 gene encoding LOW QUALITY PROTEIN: olfactory receptor 2AT4 (The sequence of the model RefSeq protein was modified relative to this genomic sequence to represent the inferred CDS: inserted 2 bases in 2 codons), whose amino-acid sequence is MEATCNGSKGSSPVFYLVGIPSLLESLFLLVFLIFLLISLLILVGNEQILLSVVAEPSLHKPMYFFLINLSALDILSTTTTVPKMLSLFLLGDQYLSFSACFLQMYLFHRFSCSETFMLVVMAYDCNVAICCPLHYLVLMTPQTSAALAASAWLTTLLLPIPAVLQTFHMAFDNTVHIYHCFCDHLXVQASCSDTAPQTFMGFCIAMVVSFLPLLLVLLSYAHILASVFHVSSQEGGSKAFSTCSSHLLVGTYYSSIAIAYVAYRAGLPLDFHIMGNVVHXILASVLNALIYTLRNKDVKAAITKMACPQGPGNSGDP